The proteins below come from a single Lactobacillus johnsonii genomic window:
- the dltD gene encoding D-alanyl-lipoteichoic acid biosynthesis protein DltD has protein sequence MSNKRKLWQIFGPVLCAFILLIILFLIPWQNGEKSDNALFKASVSQSQTVFKGQSIKQAAFEKNYVPFYGSSELSRMDALHPSVLAYKYKRNYRPFLLGGPGSQSLTHFFTMQETVNQLSNKKAVFIISPQWFTKQGQNPAAFGMYFSQLQAVDWILTAKDSVATRYAARRLLDMPAGTASETTKYALMTLASGQKLSKYQTLYLKARRRMLANEDNFFSSIGMTNNIPKIQKEAGKLPGTYAYDNLRQFANEQGQQGTTNNKFGISNGFFDKKLNNKHLKHLKNSQRDFDYTQSPEYADFELVLNELAHEHVNVLFIIPPVNEKWAKYTGLSQTMYQECVAKITKQLTSQGFNNIANLSKDGGKKFFMEDTIHLGWNGWLKVDQYVKPFMEEKNHPVNYKLNSYYFTKAWGNKTNVKMPNVKSKAAVDIKKN, from the coding sequence AATTCCATGGCAAAATGGTGAAAAGTCAGATAATGCTCTCTTTAAAGCTTCAGTTTCACAATCTCAAACTGTCTTTAAAGGTCAATCGATTAAGCAAGCTGCTTTTGAGAAAAACTATGTTCCATTTTATGGTTCTAGTGAATTATCAAGAATGGATGCCTTGCACCCAAGTGTCTTAGCTTATAAATATAAAAGAAATTATCGACCTTTCTTACTAGGAGGACCGGGAAGTCAATCCTTAACTCACTTTTTCACTATGCAGGAAACAGTAAATCAGCTTTCTAATAAAAAAGCAGTTTTTATTATTTCTCCACAGTGGTTTACTAAGCAAGGTCAAAATCCAGCAGCTTTTGGGATGTATTTTTCTCAACTTCAAGCAGTTGATTGGATTTTGACTGCTAAGGACAGTGTAGCTACTCGTTATGCTGCTCGACGCTTATTAGATATGCCAGCTGGAACTGCTAGTGAGACAACAAAGTATGCATTAATGACTTTAGCTTCAGGACAAAAATTGTCTAAGTATCAAACTTTGTATTTGAAAGCTAGACGTCGAATGTTAGCTAATGAAGATAATTTCTTCTCATCTATTGGGATGACTAATAACATTCCTAAGATTCAAAAAGAAGCAGGTAAACTGCCAGGTACTTATGCCTATGACAACTTACGTCAATTTGCTAATGAACAGGGACAACAGGGAACAACAAATAATAAGTTTGGTATTTCTAATGGTTTCTTTGACAAAAAGTTAAACAATAAGCACTTAAAGCACCTAAAGAATTCTCAAAGAGATTTTGATTATACTCAGTCACCAGAATATGCAGACTTTGAATTGGTATTAAATGAACTTGCGCATGAACATGTTAATGTCTTGTTCATTATTCCACCAGTTAATGAAAAGTGGGCTAAGTACACTGGTTTATCTCAGACAATGTATCAAGAATGCGTTGCTAAGATTACCAAGCAGCTTACATCTCAAGGTTTCAATAATATAGCTAACTTATCAAAAGACGGTGGAAAGAAATTCTTCATGGAAGATACTATCCACCTTGGTTGGAATGGATGGTTAAAGGTGGATCAATATGTGAAACCATTTATGGAAGAAAAGAATCATCCAGTCAACTATAAGCTAAATAGTTACTACTTTACTAAGGCATGGGGCAATAAAACTAATGTAAAGATGCCTAATGTTAAAAGTAAGGCGGCAGTAGACATAAAAAAAAACTAG
- a CDS encoding PTS transporter subunit EIIC → MEKIIFKTIVRLRRLAFFRVTDRTLMMLMPLAVVGSIFQFLWQSVFSPTSLISNIFYFDKWLPDQIFNASWYACQGVTSVIFGTFGLFTAYFSAQYTARLYQKDAQMAGVSGMLALLLCAYRFRDIRDFQLSFNWRFLNINSFLFALLIGFGTGLIFRFLGTDYHHRHAESAQVIKQRAFNSFRPMLATWLIGLVIGILASLVHVRMIATNFYQFFQSQGQNNLNLGIFIPLLLLALLLNWCGIGQPLVSLTAGGDSATNVANLNYALTHGSSWNVPNPYVGNSLYQSYGKFGGNGLTLVILIGILIFIKKNDIARVARWSFIPTLFGSNQGALIGIPIILNPLFLLPYIFLPVVNMLLAASMIAIHLIPASAYNVLSGTPGPLYAFIATNGNWQALIFSMLLFAFDILLYLPIVKMAKDVQDEIDLLNDEEAGYEYVK, encoded by the coding sequence ATGGAAAAAATTATTTTTAAAACTATTGTGCGACTTCGTAGATTAGCATTTTTTAGAGTAACTGATCGAACTCTGATGATGCTAATGCCACTTGCTGTTGTAGGAAGTATTTTTCAGTTTTTATGGCAGAGTGTTTTCTCTCCAACGAGTTTAATATCTAATATCTTTTATTTTGATAAGTGGTTACCTGATCAGATTTTTAATGCATCCTGGTATGCCTGTCAGGGCGTTACCAGTGTAATATTTGGAACTTTTGGACTATTTACTGCATATTTTTCAGCACAATATACTGCACGTTTATATCAAAAAGATGCCCAGATGGCTGGTGTTTCAGGAATGCTAGCTTTGCTGTTATGTGCATATCGTTTTAGAGATATTAGAGATTTCCAACTATCTTTTAACTGGCGTTTTTTGAATATTAATAGTTTTTTATTTGCTCTCTTGATCGGTTTTGGAACGGGACTCATTTTTAGATTTCTTGGAACTGACTATCATCATCGCCATGCAGAAAGTGCCCAAGTAATAAAGCAAAGAGCTTTTAATTCATTTCGTCCGATGCTTGCTACTTGGTTAATTGGATTAGTAATTGGGATTTTAGCTAGTTTAGTCCATGTACGAATGATCGCCACAAACTTTTATCAATTTTTCCAAAGTCAAGGACAGAATAATTTAAATCTGGGTATTTTTATTCCCTTATTACTTCTAGCATTGTTGTTAAACTGGTGTGGCATTGGCCAGCCTTTAGTATCTCTTACTGCTGGTGGTGATAGTGCGACTAATGTTGCTAATTTAAACTATGCTTTGACACATGGCTCAAGTTGGAATGTACCTAATCCATATGTGGGAAATTCTTTATATCAATCTTATGGAAAATTTGGTGGTAACGGCCTAACCTTAGTGATATTGATTGGCATTTTAATTTTTATTAAGAAAAATGATATTGCTAGAGTTGCCCGTTGGAGTTTTATTCCAACTCTATTTGGCTCTAATCAGGGGGCTTTAATTGGTATTCCTATTATCCTTAACCCATTATTCTTACTGCCTTATATATTTTTACCAGTTGTAAATATGCTTTTAGCTGCAAGTATGATTGCAATACATTTAATTCCGGCTTCAGCCTACAATGTATTATCTGGAACTCCGGGACCTTTGTATGCCTTTATTGCTACAAATGGAAACTGGCAAGCGCTAATTTTCTCAATGCTGCTGTTTGCATTCGATATTTTGTTATATCTTCCAATTGTGAAGATGGCCAAGGATGTTCAAGACGAAATTGATTTGTTAAATGATGAGGAGGCTGGCTATGAATATGTTAAATAA
- a CDS encoding serine hydrolase domain-containing protein, producing the protein MAIKNNKVILNESTGYANVSKKEHNTPKTAFFINSVNKVFTGALVMKQVEQKKLKLNDKLSKFYPQVSHANQITIGQLLTMEAGLQGKDESSYGTPVFKNNQAGIKYDIKHNIVFDKKQYNQRFYSSINYILLSGVLEKVTHKSYESLVKDTYIKKLGLSETEFYWDIPKNRHIKVAVPYTKNSQGYLVPHSVSVDRVRGDLGAGSLVMSNSDLYRATSAILNGEIIKPSSIQTVYAPADPAKYNAGFYNFPDFHSSNGSGDGYTTYYRISNDTRDVLVVQSNYPVKDYFKVREICNDLMENLIKSPS; encoded by the coding sequence CTGGCGATTAAGAATAATAAAGTAATTCTTAATGAGTCTACAGGCTATGCAAATGTTAGTAAAAAAGAGCATAATACACCCAAAACAGCTTTTTTTATTAATTCAGTTAATAAGGTTTTTACTGGTGCCCTCGTTATGAAACAAGTTGAGCAGAAAAAGCTTAAACTTAATGACAAATTATCGAAATTCTATCCTCAAGTATCCCATGCTAATCAAATTACGATTGGGCAGCTTCTAACTATGGAAGCCGGATTACAAGGAAAAGATGAATCGAGCTATGGAACGCCAGTCTTTAAAAATAATCAAGCTGGAATTAAATATGATATTAAGCATAATATAGTTTTCGATAAGAAACAGTACAATCAACGCTTTTACTCGTCAATTAACTATATTTTATTATCTGGTGTTTTAGAAAAAGTAACCCATAAATCTTATGAAAGTTTGGTGAAAGATACCTATATTAAAAAATTAGGGCTTTCCGAAACAGAATTTTATTGGGACATTCCTAAGAATAGGCATATTAAGGTTGCAGTACCGTACACTAAAAACTCTCAGGGATATTTAGTACCACATAGTGTTTCCGTAGATAGAGTACGTGGAGATTTGGGCGCTGGAAGCCTAGTAATGTCAAATAGTGACTTATATCGAGCTACAAGTGCGATTTTAAATGGAGAAATCATAAAACCTTCATCAATACAAACGGTTTATGCTCCAGCTGATCCTGCTAAATATAATGCTGGTTTTTATAATTTCCCTGATTTTCATTCCTCAAATGGTTCAGGCGATGGATATACAACTTACTACCGCATATCAAATGACACGCGCGATGTATTAGTAGTTCAGTCTAATTATCCAGTTAAGGACTATTTTAAGGTGAGAGAGATATGTAACGATCTCATGGAAAATTTAATAAAATCGCCTTCATAG
- a CDS encoding MFS transporter, which yields MLKKHALDPIKLIWLFAGSLIINTGVSFIWPLTTIYIHNYLHETLTVAGIVLFINSAFTMVGNAVGGLLFDKWHPYQTLLTGVSISTLSTFLLVLFHGWPAYPILLITLGLGNGIVVTGLNSIATLIQSRNASYVFNVLYFTQNLGLVFGSLMVGFILPFGITYIFLLAFIMFAFLSIVIFFEYRGLNQAHASTNKKTTTAAHQEKIPYGAKRAIFSILICVLAAWIAYEQWNSNISSYMLGLHMSVRLYSLLWTLNAILIVLIQPLLTYFDDWLTAHLHGRLYIGFSLFGLAFLLLIGATHYFNFVLAMAVLTCGEILAFPAVSTFVNDRASNKDKGKYQGIVQSVTSAGRALGPLIGALVIDNFSYLTLFVVCTVLVLISVLLFSIINAYNKKKIAE from the coding sequence ATGCTAAAAAAACATGCGCTAGATCCAATTAAGTTAATCTGGTTATTTGCTGGTTCTTTAATAATTAATACTGGTGTTAGTTTTATTTGGCCACTAACTACCATTTATATTCATAATTATCTTCATGAGACGCTTACAGTAGCTGGGATTGTTTTATTCATAAATTCAGCTTTTACAATGGTTGGAAATGCAGTTGGAGGCCTTTTATTTGATAAATGGCATCCTTACCAAACCCTTTTAACTGGTGTCAGTATTTCCACCTTATCCACTTTCTTGCTAGTGTTATTTCATGGCTGGCCAGCCTATCCAATTTTGTTAATTACTTTAGGCTTAGGCAACGGTATTGTAGTAACTGGCTTAAATTCAATTGCTACTTTAATTCAAAGTCGGAATGCCTCTTATGTGTTTAATGTCTTGTATTTCACTCAAAATTTAGGTTTAGTATTTGGGTCCCTAATGGTGGGATTCATTTTACCCTTTGGTATTACTTATATTTTCTTACTTGCTTTTATTATGTTTGCCTTTTTAAGCATTGTAATCTTTTTTGAATATCGTGGTTTAAACCAGGCTCATGCCTCTACAAATAAAAAAACGACTACAGCTGCCCATCAAGAAAAAATTCCTTACGGCGCAAAAAGAGCTATTTTCTCTATCTTAATTTGTGTTCTAGCTGCTTGGATTGCTTATGAACAATGGAATTCTAATATTTCCTCCTACATGCTTGGCTTACACATGAGCGTTCGGTTATATAGTTTACTTTGGACTCTAAATGCTATTTTAATTGTCCTTATTCAACCGCTATTAACTTACTTTGATGACTGGCTAACTGCACATCTTCATGGACGATTATATATTGGTTTTAGTCTGTTTGGGCTAGCATTCTTACTACTAATTGGAGCAACCCACTACTTTAACTTTGTTTTAGCCATGGCCGTTCTAACATGCGGAGAAATTTTAGCATTTCCTGCTGTTTCAACTTTTGTTAATGATCGTGCTAGTAATAAAGACAAGGGAAAATACCAAGGAATTGTTCAATCAGTTACATCAGCTGGTCGAGCTCTAGGACCGCTAATTGGAGCTTTAGTAATTGATAATTTTTCCTATTTGACCTTATTTGTAGTTTGCACTGTTTTGGTTTTAATTTCTGTCCTTCTATTTTCAATCATTAATGCTTATAACAAGAAAAAAATCGCTGAATAG
- a CDS encoding alpha/beta hydrolase gives MLNKDRISKNRLLLLGTFIFLIVLSIPTFFWIKSANHDLAERRKSQMSPVIMIPGSSATTERFNELVNLLNKDTLKKHSLLKIQVKKDGTLKYSGKINRNDNEPFIVVGFENNHDGYANIKKQAGWFDEAFAQLSQQYKFNNFKAFGHSNGGLIWTYWLEKYYADYSDEIKIKKLMTLGTPYNFNESNVDHKTEMLNDFIKNRKKIPKNLDVYSVSGGENYESDGLVPESSVAAGKYIFQNQVKHYTTMTVTGSDAQHSSLPQNKQVVQLIKQYLLENNNGNNIPGNNQRPQDKHKKKKIIND, from the coding sequence ATGTTAAATAAAGATAGGATATCGAAAAATCGTTTGCTTTTGCTAGGTACCTTCATCTTTTTGATAGTTTTATCTATTCCAACATTTTTTTGGATTAAAAGTGCTAATCATGATTTAGCTGAAAGACGAAAGTCACAAATGTCTCCTGTAATTATGATTCCAGGATCAAGTGCAACTACTGAGCGTTTTAATGAATTGGTTAATCTGCTAAATAAAGATACTCTGAAAAAGCATAGTCTATTAAAAATTCAAGTGAAGAAAGATGGTACATTGAAGTATAGCGGTAAAATTAATCGTAATGATAATGAACCGTTTATTGTAGTAGGATTTGAAAATAATCATGATGGTTACGCCAATATTAAGAAACAAGCAGGTTGGTTTGATGAGGCTTTTGCTCAGCTTAGTCAGCAATATAAATTTAATAATTTTAAGGCATTTGGACATTCAAATGGTGGATTGATTTGGACATATTGGCTAGAAAAATACTATGCAGATTATAGTGATGAAATCAAAATAAAGAAATTGATGACCCTCGGGACACCCTATAACTTTAATGAGAGTAATGTTGACCATAAAACCGAAATGCTGAATGATTTTATTAAAAATCGAAAGAAAATTCCTAAGAATTTAGATGTATATTCAGTATCAGGGGGAGAGAATTATGAGTCGGATGGGTTAGTACCTGAAAGTAGTGTGGCAGCAGGAAAATATATTTTTCAAAATCAGGTAAAGCACTATACGACGATGACAGTTACAGGATCGGATGCACAACATTCTTCTCTTCCGCAAAATAAACAAGTAGTTCAGTTAATTAAGCAGTATTTGCTTGAAAACAATAATGGAAACAATATTCCTGGCAATAATCAAAGACCACAGGACAAGCATAAAAAGAAAAAGATAATAAATGATTAA